One region of Duncaniella freteri genomic DNA includes:
- a CDS encoding DUF4407 domain-containing protein: protein MNKATNFGCQLIGWDAKILSTCGEASKRQFRKLISAVSIMMILWGTVGYCFADNYLNITSIFGRIGVSLVFMTIILCIERVIILSVGKNHGMALMRLFLALCMAILGASIFDQLIFHNDIQQEIASHREDVITKTVNKRLAVYDSDIARITMAVDSISRCNDELYKQIEAKPTTTVTAVSSSEQIAGMGEDGKPIKTTVQSVNKTIVPNPRIAQAQGNEEQIKIYTEQLEQLRLDKKDIDKTTRDEINSRPTGFIEELEATIRVISQSWVSLTFYLVMFAFLIFLELFVLTIKMGEKPCNYELIVEHQLSHKRTMLHNTEVSLTN, encoded by the coding sequence ATGAATAAAGCTACTAATTTCGGATGCCAGTTAATTGGTTGGGATGCTAAAATCCTATCTACCTGTGGAGAAGCCAGTAAACGACAGTTCAGAAAACTGATTTCAGCGGTGTCAATAATGATGATACTTTGGGGTACTGTTGGTTATTGCTTTGCTGACAATTATCTCAATATCACAAGCATTTTTGGGCGTATAGGTGTATCTTTGGTATTTATGACAATAATTCTCTGCATAGAACGAGTCATAATACTTTCTGTCGGTAAAAATCATGGGATGGCTCTTATGCGACTTTTCCTTGCGCTCTGCATGGCTATACTTGGAGCAAGCATATTTGACCAACTTATTTTCCACAATGACATACAACAAGAGATAGCATCTCATCGAGAAGATGTTATCACAAAGACTGTTAACAAGCGACTTGCAGTATATGACTCTGACATTGCAAGAATCACTATGGCCGTGGATTCAATTAGCCGATGCAATGATGAACTATATAAACAGATAGAAGCAAAACCAACAACAACCGTAACAGCAGTGTCTTCATCTGAACAAATTGCCGGCATGGGCGAGGATGGAAAACCTATAAAGACTACTGTCCAGAGTGTCAATAAGACCATTGTACCGAATCCTCGTATCGCACAAGCCCAAGGCAACGAAGAGCAAATAAAGATCTACACTGAGCAACTTGAACAGTTAAGATTAGATAAGAAGGACATTGACAAGACAACACGTGACGAAATCAATAGTCGTCCAACAGGGTTTATAGAAGAACTTGAAGCCACAATACGTGTAATATCACAAAGTTGGGTATCCCTAACTTTCTATCTGGTTATGTTTGCTTTCCTTATATTCTTAGAATTATTCGTACTCACAATCAAAATGGGAGAAAAGCCATGCAATTACGAGCTGATAGTAGAACATCAGTTAAGCCATAAGAGAACTATGCTCCATAACACAGAAGTATCATTAACCAATTAA
- a CDS encoding PrsW family glutamic-type intramembrane protease produces MRYYILRNNTEYGPYEVAVLKQYVDDGRILLHDQAKDSNTGVMNTVGYYLRRNNAKVKIKSKGSFVDQLKAIGSELILPVGLLKSKQWLSDKRLLLLALIGLGPSVIMLLPIHGFGVFYAVALYFSAIWGLFFYYFFKTQQVRLKITLSVFFLTQGFVFILWDVLGLPSLNPFYQLIDTVFILDLFGYIFGVGLTEELVKLLPLLLIYRFAKEPLQPKTLVFYGLMSGIAFGVFEGVQYQMSVNIQLDYTSSFFMNIARLTSLPFIHAIWTGIAGYFIGFAKLYPLYRHALYFLAISIPSVMHGLYDTFCSSYLGMLIALPITFIAVFLLTTYLRQAQDYQTKLIK; encoded by the coding sequence ATGAGATATTATATCCTACGCAACAATACCGAATATGGCCCTTATGAAGTTGCTGTGCTAAAGCAATATGTAGATGATGGGAGGATTCTTTTGCACGATCAAGCGAAAGATTCTAATACCGGTGTTATGAACACCGTAGGATATTATCTAAGGCGGAATAACGCCAAGGTAAAAATTAAAAGCAAAGGTTCGTTCGTGGACCAATTAAAAGCGATTGGCTCTGAACTCATTTTGCCAGTAGGCTTATTAAAAAGCAAACAATGGTTGTCAGACAAAAGATTATTGCTACTGGCTCTCATTGGTCTTGGTCCCAGTGTAATTATGTTGTTGCCAATTCATGGATTTGGTGTTTTTTATGCTGTTGCATTATATTTCTCGGCTATATGGGGATTATTTTTCTATTATTTCTTCAAGACACAACAAGTCAGACTAAAGATTACGTTATCCGTATTCTTTTTGACACAAGGTTTTGTATTCATTCTTTGGGATGTACTGGGACTTCCATCCCTTAACCCATTTTATCAACTGATTGACACAGTATTCATTTTAGACCTATTCGGATATATCTTTGGTGTAGGATTGACTGAGGAACTCGTAAAATTGCTTCCTCTTTTATTGATATATAGATTTGCAAAAGAACCATTACAGCCAAAAACATTGGTCTTTTATGGACTTATGTCTGGTATAGCCTTCGGTGTATTTGAGGGTGTTCAATATCAAATGTCTGTGAATATACAACTTGATTACACATCCTCATTCTTCATGAATATCGCGCGGCTAACCAGCCTTCCTTTCATACATGCAATATGGACCGGTATAGCAGGGTATTTCATTGGCTTTGCAAAGCTATATCCTTTATATCGTCATGCTTTGTATTTCCTTGCAATATCAATCCCAAGTGTGATGCACGGATTGTATGATACTTTCTGTAGTTCATATCTTGGGATGTTAATTGCACTGCCAATTACATTTATAGCTGTTTTCTTGTTGACAACCTACCTCAGACAAGCACAGGATTACCAGACAAAACTTATCAAGTGA
- the istB gene encoding IS21-like element helper ATPase IstB, with product MERILSELRQMRLPGMAQTWQSLMETRQATSLNIVDGLRLLLQGEHDMRRANRNARLLKNARFRYQVSVDELAYDSARGLDKAYITQMCAGEYIRRGIPVIITGATGTGKSWLASALGHHACISGFKTRYWSILKLMEDLAMARVERQTKRLFEKIASYDLIIIDDFGIKKLNNEQILDLMEIIEDRHGRKATIIASQIPVSDWYDCLETNTTAADAILDRMVHSAIRFELKGDSLRKNH from the coding sequence ATGGAAAGAATCCTTTCTGAACTCCGACAGATGCGCCTTCCGGGAATGGCGCAGACATGGCAGAGCCTGATGGAAACACGTCAGGCAACTTCACTCAACATCGTGGACGGACTCCGTCTTCTCCTTCAGGGAGAACACGACATGCGCCGGGCAAACCGGAATGCCCGGCTTCTCAAAAACGCCCGGTTCCGCTATCAGGTGTCAGTCGACGAACTCGCATACGACTCTGCGCGTGGTCTTGACAAAGCATACATCACCCAGATGTGTGCCGGCGAATACATCAGGCGCGGCATTCCTGTGATCATAACCGGAGCCACCGGCACGGGCAAAAGCTGGCTCGCATCGGCCCTCGGACATCATGCCTGCATATCCGGCTTCAAGACCCGCTACTGGAGCATCCTCAAACTCATGGAAGACCTCGCCATGGCAAGAGTCGAGCGTCAGACCAAGAGGCTCTTCGAGAAGATAGCCTCTTACGACCTGATCATAATCGACGACTTCGGAATCAAGAAACTCAACAACGAGCAGATACTCGACCTTATGGAGATCATCGAGGACCGCCACGGCCGCAAGGCGACAATCATAGCCTCGCAAATCCCCGTCTCCGACTGGTACGACTGTCTGGAGACAAACACCACCGCCGCCGACGCCATACTCGACCGGATGGTGCACTCAGCGATACGTTTTGAGCTAAAAGGCGACAGTCTCAGAAAAAATCATTAA
- a CDS encoding DUF1810 domain-containing protein codes for MQLRHASWKNEWSDDITRFVKAHENMYETALAEICNGRKESHWIWYIFPQLRGLGHTYNSNYYGITNLEEAKNYLENPLLSDHMNTLLAILLASDENDAKIIFGELDAAKLRSSMTLFDSVCPDNIFNQVLLKFFAGKRDGRTLLMLQSQSDNERK; via the coding sequence ATGCAATTACGACACGCTTCATGGAAAAACGAATGGAGTGACGACATCACCAGATTCGTAAAGGCACATGAAAATATGTATGAGACCGCCTTGGCCGAGATTTGTAACGGTCGGAAAGAGTCCCACTGGATTTGGTATATATTTCCCCAACTTCGAGGTTTGGGTCATACCTATAATTCCAATTATTATGGGATTACCAATCTTGAAGAGGCAAAAAATTATCTGGAGAATCCTCTTCTCAGTGACCACATGAACACTCTCCTTGCCATTCTATTGGCATCTGACGAAAACGATGCAAAGATTATATTTGGTGAATTGGATGCAGCAAAATTACGGTCATCCATGACGTTGTTTGATTCCGTTTGCCCTGACAACATCTTCAACCAAGTATTGTTAAAATTCTTTGCTGGGAAAAGAGACGGACGTACATTGCTTATGCTTCAATCACAATCGGACAATGAGAGAAAATAG
- a CDS encoding cation-translocating P-type ATPase: MSQKQHYTGLTDAEVLESRRKNGVNVLTPPEKDPWWKEFLDKFSDPLIIILLVAGVLSIGISFYEYFGLGQDWKVFFEPIGIFVAIGLATTLAFIFEQRANKAFQILNQVNDDELVEVMRNGTTTTIPRKDVVAGDIVIINTGDEIPADGELLDAVTLSIDESTLTGEPLCAKTTDPAHFDKDATYPSNHVMRGTKVMEGHGVMRVLKVGDATEMGKVFEEAQIDDSVKTPLNEQLDGLADWITNVSYGFAGLIIVGQLIHFLGWSNWQAYTLIVPVALFFWLVIKKFEDWSKAKCIFTIVGFFIIFFGMVIGAFSMVTPEATSADWSLLLAHTLKTLMVAVTLIVVAVPEGLPMAVTLSLAYSMSRMLKTNNLVRKMHACETMGATTVICTDKTGTLTQNQMQVYKTNFFGEPSNEVLYEGIAVNSTAQLDLTGDKPTVLGNPTEGALLLWLKERGADYQRLRTKASRIEELPFTTERKYMATVVKSATGKNILYVKGAPEIVFGMCKNTCGVTDREVNAQLLEYQNQAMRTLGFAYQELGDKDVTIENGKVVATSLTFLGIVAISDPVRIDVPNAVNEVIDAGIKVKIVTGDTPGTAKEIGRQIGLWNDETDTDRNIITGVEFAELTDSQLCERVGDLKIIARARPMDKKRLVEALQANNEIVAVTGDGTNDAPALKTAHVGLSMGDGTSVAKEASDITIIDNSFSSIGRAVMWGRSLYKNIQRFLLFQLTVNVAACFLVLFGSFMGTESPLTVTQMLWVNLIMDTFGAMALASLPPSESVMNEKPRRREASILSSSMLWELCSVGFIFFAITLGFYWLFNHATITSIPQMFHTVIGAAQEMTPYEATLLFSIFVWTHFWYMFNARSFETGESVFKLKMSSGFWTIVAIIVIGQLFITEIAYEFFNVEPMLHTLDWSFNPSGALDLLIIVGASSLVLWIREIYRLFK; the protein is encoded by the coding sequence ATGTCACAAAAACAACATTACACAGGCTTGACCGATGCGGAAGTGTTGGAGAGCCGCAGAAAGAATGGGGTCAACGTTCTTACCCCTCCCGAAAAGGATCCGTGGTGGAAAGAGTTTCTCGACAAGTTCTCTGACCCGTTAATCATTATCCTGTTGGTTGCAGGTGTCCTCTCAATCGGAATCTCATTCTATGAATATTTCGGATTGGGCCAGGACTGGAAAGTATTCTTTGAGCCAATCGGCATTTTCGTTGCCATTGGTCTTGCAACGACACTCGCATTCATTTTTGAACAGCGGGCCAACAAGGCATTTCAAATCCTCAATCAGGTAAATGATGATGAGTTGGTGGAGGTGATGCGCAACGGAACCACAACAACAATTCCTCGCAAAGATGTTGTTGCCGGGGATATAGTCATCATCAATACAGGCGATGAAATCCCCGCAGACGGCGAACTTCTCGATGCCGTGACCCTCAGCATTGACGAATCAACCCTTACCGGAGAACCGCTTTGTGCCAAAACAACTGATCCGGCACACTTCGATAAAGATGCTACCTATCCTTCAAACCACGTTATGCGTGGCACAAAGGTAATGGAAGGGCATGGCGTTATGCGTGTTCTCAAAGTGGGTGATGCTACTGAAATGGGCAAAGTCTTTGAGGAAGCTCAAATTGATGATAGTGTCAAGACTCCCCTCAATGAGCAGCTTGATGGCCTTGCAGATTGGATTACCAATGTCAGCTATGGTTTCGCCGGTCTTATCATCGTTGGTCAGCTTATCCATTTCCTCGGTTGGAGTAATTGGCAAGCCTACACTCTGATTGTGCCTGTTGCACTATTCTTCTGGCTCGTTATCAAGAAATTTGAAGATTGGTCAAAAGCCAAGTGTATATTTACAATCGTTGGCTTCTTTATCATCTTCTTTGGGATGGTGATAGGTGCGTTCTCTATGGTTACACCTGAAGCAACAAGCGCCGACTGGTCACTCTTGCTCGCCCATACACTCAAAACTCTGATGGTTGCAGTTACGCTTATTGTGGTTGCCGTGCCTGAAGGTCTGCCGATGGCTGTTACTCTTTCGTTGGCATACAGTATGAGCCGAATGCTCAAGACCAACAACCTCGTGCGCAAGATGCACGCTTGCGAGACAATGGGAGCAACCACAGTTATCTGTACCGACAAAACCGGTACACTGACACAGAATCAGATGCAGGTCTATAAGACCAATTTCTTTGGTGAACCTTCAAATGAGGTTCTATATGAAGGTATTGCTGTAAACTCAACCGCTCAACTTGACCTCACAGGTGACAAACCAACCGTTCTTGGAAATCCAACAGAAGGCGCGTTGCTATTATGGCTGAAAGAACGCGGAGCGGATTATCAGCGACTTCGTACCAAAGCAAGCCGCATTGAAGAATTGCCATTCACTACTGAACGCAAATACATGGCAACAGTGGTTAAGTCAGCCACCGGCAAAAATATCCTCTACGTCAAAGGCGCACCCGAAATCGTTTTCGGAATGTGCAAAAATACATGTGGCGTAACCGATAGAGAGGTTAATGCACAACTTCTCGAATATCAGAATCAGGCCATGCGTACCCTCGGCTTCGCATATCAGGAACTTGGCGACAAGGATGTGACGATTGAAAATGGCAAAGTCGTTGCCACAAGCCTTACATTCCTCGGAATTGTGGCTATTTCCGATCCGGTTCGTATAGATGTTCCTAATGCCGTAAACGAGGTAATAGACGCAGGAATCAAGGTTAAGATTGTAACAGGCGATACCCCCGGAACAGCAAAGGAAATCGGACGTCAGATTGGTCTTTGGAATGATGAGACTGACACCGACCGCAATATCATCACTGGTGTTGAGTTCGCAGAACTTACGGATAGTCAACTCTGTGAACGTGTCGGAGATCTGAAGATTATTGCCCGCGCCCGCCCGATGGATAAGAAGCGGTTGGTTGAAGCGCTCCAAGCAAACAATGAGATTGTTGCCGTAACTGGTGACGGCACAAACGATGCACCTGCACTGAAAACGGCCCATGTCGGTCTTTCGATGGGCGACGGAACATCCGTTGCTAAAGAGGCCTCCGACATTACTATCATCGACAACTCATTCTCTTCGATTGGTCGTGCGGTGATGTGGGGACGCTCACTCTACAAAAACATCCAGCGTTTCCTGCTGTTCCAGCTCACAGTTAACGTGGCAGCCTGCTTCCTCGTGCTGTTCGGCTCATTCATGGGCACAGAGTCGCCGCTTACCGTAACACAGATGCTGTGGGTCAACCTGATTATGGATACCTTCGGAGCAATGGCTTTGGCATCTCTGCCCCCATCGGAAAGCGTGATGAATGAAAAACCTCGCCGTCGCGAAGCCTCTATCCTTTCCAGTTCCATGTTGTGGGAACTTTGCAGTGTGGGCTTCATATTCTTCGCGATTACTCTCGGATTCTACTGGTTATTTAACCATGCAACTATTACTTCCATTCCACAGATGTTCCACACCGTCATTGGAGCAGCACAGGAAATGACACCTTACGAGGCGACCCTACTGTTCTCAATTTTCGTATGGACTCACTTCTGGTATATGTTCAACGCCCGCAGCTTTGAAACCGGCGAAAGCGTTTTCAAACTCAAAATGAGCAGCGGATTCTGGACAATAGTCGCAATCATAGTCATCGGCCAGCTATTCATAACCGAAATCGCTTACGAATTCTTCAATGTAGAGCCCATGCTCCATACCCTTGACTGGAGCTTCAACCCCTCCGGTGCGCTCGATCTCCTCATCATCGTGGGAGCATCATCACTCGTTCTTTGGATTCGCGAAATCTACCGTCTCTTCAAATAG
- a CDS encoding bacteriophage abortive infection AbiH family protein — protein MATISSLYIIGNGFDLHHGINSSYGNFREWLSENDCDLLYQFDKIYGDCDSDWWKDFENQLASLNAIEYSGGIAFENQPDLMSEHCDRTWNDAQIAVEQELEGLFCSLRQDFHNWIIQLNTPVYARKIKLEAKEALFVNFNYTLTLENLYNINPKHILHIHGCVDYDEEFILGHGKSFDELQQLNSIELPKPPEDISSDELAQFYEDNAVGQELHEQLALDAAISGVAAQRKPVDTLLHRFADFIGTMDEVKNICIYGLSLSDVDVPYIQYLALKFKDAQWQFSDFKNQNLQKINSFCESNEITDYRVVNLEDIMQVHQLCIPFEEFE, from the coding sequence ATGGCTACAATCAGCAGTTTATATATTATCGGGAACGGATTTGATTTACATCATGGAATAAATAGTTCCTATGGAAATTTCCGAGAATGGCTGTCCGAAAATGATTGCGATTTACTCTATCAGTTTGATAAAATTTATGGTGATTGTGATTCTGATTGGTGGAAAGACTTTGAAAACCAATTGGCATCCCTAAATGCTATAGAATATAGTGGAGGTATTGCTTTCGAGAATCAGCCAGATTTGATGTCTGAACACTGCGATAGGACTTGGAATGATGCTCAGATCGCAGTCGAACAGGAATTAGAGGGACTTTTCTGTTCTCTTAGACAAGATTTCCATAATTGGATTATTCAACTGAATACACCGGTATATGCCAGAAAAATAAAATTGGAGGCTAAAGAGGCTCTCTTTGTAAATTTCAACTACACTCTAACGCTGGAAAATTTATATAATATCAATCCTAAACACATTTTACACATTCATGGTTGTGTTGATTATGACGAGGAGTTTATTTTAGGGCATGGGAAAAGTTTTGATGAACTCCAACAACTGAACAGTATTGAATTGCCCAAACCTCCAGAAGACATATCTTCGGATGAGCTTGCTCAATTTTATGAGGATAACGCAGTAGGACAAGAACTCCATGAACAACTTGCACTGGACGCGGCTATCAGTGGTGTTGCCGCACAAAGGAAACCTGTTGATACGCTCTTACATAGGTTCGCTGATTTTATAGGGACAATGGATGAAGTAAAAAATATTTGTATATATGGTTTATCCTTATCAGATGTAGATGTGCCATATATACAATATTTAGCATTAAAGTTCAAAGATGCACAATGGCAATTTAGTGACTTTAAGAATCAGAATCTTCAAAAGATAAACTCATTTTGTGAGAGTAATGAAATTACGGATTACAGAGTAGTAAATTTAGAGGATATCATGCAAGTACACCAGTTGTGTATTCCATTTGAAGAATTTGAGTGA
- a CDS encoding helix-hairpin-helix domain-containing protein, with the protein MADIVKLTASDNTQVEFINEISAQGGMKDMYWCPGKKEVVLFFREKIDANSKDRLNNIVGLYRERIFNQMGGEYWKNLFCWPTKLVEWNGKFGLVCPAYDAHFFFADGPFKGKEKNGKWFASAKLRNRHLRPQDKGTWLSHFHMLIKIARAVKRLHAAGLAHSDLSYNNVLLDPAGGNACIIDCDTLVVPGKYPPEVVGTPDFIAPEVLQTRELKIGDSNKKLPCRATDLHALAVMVYMNLLYRHPLRGGKVHDVNDEKRDEAMSMGEKALFIEHPTDTSNRVKPQNLGKAELPQGDPSKLPYTICGPYLKDLFDRAFITALHDPSRRPTADEWEQALVKTTDLMQPCQNPNCEAHWFVFDNKMKPRCPFCGTEYHGQLPVLNLYYSPRNDGKFTPENYRLMVYDKQTLYMWHVNRFVVANEKTSAEDKKPVGDFHFHNGQWILINRRLPDMWDKTDDKQIPIGGYVPLTEGRKILLSKKDGGRLIIVQIISN; encoded by the coding sequence ATGGCAGATATAGTAAAACTAACCGCATCCGATAATACTCAGGTCGAATTCATAAATGAGATTTCGGCTCAGGGCGGTATGAAAGATATGTATTGGTGTCCGGGAAAGAAAGAAGTAGTCCTGTTCTTCAGAGAGAAGATTGATGCCAATTCTAAAGATCGCCTTAATAATATCGTTGGGTTGTATCGTGAGAGAATATTCAACCAAATGGGTGGTGAGTATTGGAAAAATCTTTTCTGTTGGCCAACAAAGCTTGTTGAGTGGAATGGAAAATTCGGATTGGTATGTCCTGCATATGATGCACACTTTTTCTTTGCTGACGGACCATTCAAAGGGAAAGAAAAAAATGGAAAATGGTTTGCCTCTGCCAAGTTACGCAATCGACATCTTCGTCCGCAGGATAAGGGTACATGGTTGAGTCATTTTCATATGTTAATCAAGATAGCTCGTGCTGTAAAACGCTTACACGCAGCTGGATTAGCCCATTCTGACTTATCATATAACAATGTTCTTCTGGATCCTGCCGGGGGTAATGCCTGCATAATAGACTGTGATACCTTGGTTGTTCCCGGCAAGTATCCTCCTGAAGTTGTTGGTACTCCCGATTTTATCGCTCCTGAAGTACTGCAAACCCGTGAGTTAAAGATTGGAGACTCCAATAAGAAACTTCCTTGTAGAGCAACGGACTTACATGCACTCGCTGTAATGGTCTATATGAATCTGCTTTACCGCCATCCTCTGCGAGGAGGAAAAGTTCACGATGTTAACGATGAAAAACGTGATGAGGCTATGTCTATGGGAGAGAAAGCACTTTTCATAGAACATCCTACTGATACGTCAAACAGAGTAAAACCTCAGAATCTTGGCAAAGCAGAACTCCCACAAGGCGACCCATCAAAATTACCATATACCATATGTGGCCCATACTTGAAAGATTTGTTTGACAGAGCATTTATTACAGCTCTGCATGATCCGTCAAGACGCCCTACTGCTGATGAATGGGAGCAAGCACTGGTAAAAACCACTGACTTAATGCAACCATGTCAAAATCCCAACTGCGAAGCTCACTGGTTTGTCTTTGATAATAAGATGAAGCCTCGTTGTCCGTTCTGTGGTACAGAATACCACGGCCAGCTTCCGGTGCTAAATCTTTACTATTCACCAAGGAACGATGGTAAATTTACTCCAGAGAATTACCGTCTGATGGTATATGACAAGCAGACACTTTATATGTGGCATGTAAATCGTTTTGTTGTAGCCAACGAGAAAACTTCTGCTGAAGATAAAAAGCCTGTCGGAGATTTCCATTTCCATAACGGACAATGGATACTCATAAACCGCCGGCTCCCAGATATGTGGGACAAAACAGATGATAAACAAATTCCCATTGGCGGATACGTGCCCTTGACGGAAGGTCGAAAAATTCTCTTGTCAAAGAAAGATGGAGGAAGACTAATAATTGTTCAGATAATCAGCAATTGA
- the istA gene encoding IS21 family transposase, with product MATQPISMNIIKQVLIRLSQKESIRSIASALHISKNTVSRYKSIAEADPLTTRELIALEDTVLNHRFNGGSPAYCDERMEVLKELLPALEKELKKPHVTSQLLWEEYRRDHPDGYSLSQFRYHISQHMKAVTPSTLLRDLYQPGQKMLIDFAGDRLSYIDTDTGEEVFVETYVAIMPYSGMTFVMCVRSQGIEQFLMATVRALEFFGGVPKILVPDNLKSAVKKADSYEPDLTTGMNDLANHYLCVAQPARVRKPKDKALVEDAVNKAYRHIYAPLRNRIFHSLEELNEAVAELVDRYNQKRLTGCDYSRRECFLASEKPMLAPLPQAPFEFKRRATLKVAPNSFITFGANRNSYSVPYRLIGQQVDVTFTATQVRVYHSGECVATHMRSYRRNDYTYVEEHLPPKSREYRAYSAEYFISKAERISPEFKTIIEAIFAGGQPEQVYFRTAQGFFSLQRDSDPALFRQACTIAVCHGNLRYRFVKALIKTQCEGFRENADELTPPGNHSNIRGKAAFA from the coding sequence ATGGCAACACAACCGATAAGCATGAATATCATCAAGCAGGTGCTGATACGCCTGTCGCAAAAGGAATCGATCCGTTCAATTGCTTCAGCGCTCCATATCAGCAAGAACACAGTCAGCCGCTACAAGTCGATAGCTGAGGCGGACCCTCTTACGACACGCGAACTTATAGCGCTGGAGGACACGGTTCTGAACCACCGTTTCAACGGGGGCAGCCCGGCGTATTGCGATGAGCGGATGGAAGTTCTGAAGGAACTTCTGCCCGCTTTGGAGAAAGAACTGAAAAAACCGCATGTCACATCGCAGCTGTTATGGGAGGAATACCGCAGAGATCACCCCGACGGCTACAGCCTGTCGCAGTTCCGCTATCACATATCCCAGCATATGAAAGCGGTCACTCCCTCGACGTTACTTCGCGACCTGTATCAGCCGGGACAGAAGATGCTGATTGACTTTGCCGGGGACCGTCTGTCGTATATTGACACTGACACAGGGGAGGAGGTGTTTGTGGAGACGTATGTGGCCATAATGCCGTACTCGGGCATGACTTTTGTCATGTGCGTGCGGTCACAGGGGATAGAGCAGTTTCTGATGGCCACGGTCAGGGCTCTGGAGTTTTTCGGAGGTGTCCCGAAGATACTGGTGCCTGACAATCTGAAATCGGCGGTCAAGAAGGCCGATTCCTACGAACCTGACCTGACTACAGGCATGAACGACCTTGCCAACCACTATCTGTGTGTGGCACAGCCCGCGAGAGTTCGCAAGCCCAAGGACAAGGCTCTGGTCGAGGATGCCGTCAACAAGGCCTACCGTCATATCTACGCCCCGCTGCGCAACCGCATCTTCCACTCTCTGGAAGAACTAAACGAGGCAGTCGCTGAGCTTGTCGACCGCTATAACCAGAAGCGGCTGACCGGCTGCGATTACTCGCGGCGTGAGTGCTTCCTGGCCTCCGAGAAACCGATGCTGGCTCCGCTACCGCAGGCTCCGTTCGAGTTCAAACGCCGCGCCACACTGAAGGTGGCCCCGAACAGCTTCATCACCTTCGGGGCGAACCGCAACTCATACTCCGTGCCTTACCGTCTGATCGGGCAGCAGGTGGATGTCACCTTCACAGCCACGCAGGTACGCGTATATCACTCGGGAGAATGCGTGGCCACACACATGCGCTCATACCGCCGCAACGACTACACCTATGTCGAGGAGCACCTTCCTCCAAAATCAAGGGAATACCGCGCATACAGCGCCGAGTACTTCATATCCAAAGCCGAACGCATCAGCCCCGAGTTCAAGACAATAATAGAGGCCATATTCGCCGGAGGACAGCCCGAACAGGTATACTTCCGCACTGCCCAGGGCTTCTTCAGTCTCCAACGCGACAGCGACCCGGCCCTGTTCCGTCAGGCATGTACCATAGCCGTCTGCCACGGCAATCTGCGCTACAGGTTCGTCAAGGCTCTCATCAAGACACAATGCGAGGGCTTCCGTGAGAACGCCGATGAACTGACGCCTCCCGGAAATCACTCCAACATCCGCGGAAAAGCGGCTTTCGCATAA